A region from the Verrucomicrobiota bacterium genome encodes:
- the hisF gene encoding imidazole glycerol phosphate synthase subunit HisF has protein sequence MLTKRVIPCLDVTEGRVVKGTNFVGLRDAGDPVEQAIEYNRQGADELVFLDITASSDHRATMVEVVQRTAENCFMPLTVGGGIRTVEDMRRMLLAGADKTGLNTAAVKTPQAIDEGARAFGAQCIVVAIDAKRNETGSWTVFTHGGRQPTERDAIEWAREVWNRGAGEILLTSMDADGTKAGYDLELTAAVSSAVDIPVIASGGAGTVQHMIEVLEVGKADAVLAASIFHYKEMTVGQVKAQLSAAGLPMRVCT, from the coding sequence ATGCTGACCAAGCGTGTCATTCCCTGCCTCGATGTGACCGAGGGGCGGGTCGTCAAAGGCACCAATTTCGTGGGCCTCCGGGATGCGGGGGATCCGGTGGAGCAGGCCATCGAATACAATCGACAAGGCGCGGACGAGCTGGTCTTCCTCGACATCACGGCTAGCTCGGATCACCGGGCGACCATGGTGGAGGTCGTGCAACGAACCGCGGAAAACTGCTTCATGCCTTTGACGGTGGGTGGGGGCATCCGCACGGTCGAGGACATGCGCCGGATGCTCCTGGCGGGGGCCGACAAGACCGGGCTGAACACGGCCGCCGTGAAGACGCCCCAGGCCATTGACGAGGGCGCGCGCGCCTTTGGGGCTCAGTGCATCGTGGTGGCCATCGATGCCAAGCGGAATGAGACGGGCTCCTGGACGGTCTTCACCCACGGCGGGCGGCAGCCGACGGAGCGCGACGCCATCGAGTGGGCGCGCGAGGTTTGGAATCGCGGGGCAGGCGAGATTCTCCTCACGAGCATGGATGCTGATGGGACCAAGGCCGGCTACGACCTGGAGCTGACGGCGGCCGTCAGCAGCGCGGTCGACATCCCGGTCATCGCTTCAGGTGGGGCGGGCACGGTCCAGCACATGATCGAGGTCCTGGAGGTCGGGAAGGCGGATGCCGTGCTGGCGGCCAGTATTTTTCACTACAAGGAAATGACGGTCGGCCAGGTCAAGGCCCAGCTTTCGGCGGCCGGGCTCCCCATGCGGGTGTGCACCTAA
- a CDS encoding NAD(P)/FAD-dependent oxidoreductase, whose protein sequence is MAKPARTQKVLILGAGFAGLGCARKLAGKKEFEVTLVDQNNHHLFQPLLYQVASASLAAPDIARSIRQVLAKARNVETFMDEITAVDVEAKTATGAQGKVYSYDILVVATGAKTGYFGNDHWSEHTLSLKTLAESNDIRRTVLANLEKAEMTEDKAERKRLMTIAIAGGGPTGVELAGAFADLARRSLHTNFRHINTHDLRIVLIEGADRLLGVYDQDLSDYTKERLESLGVEVLLGKFVSDTQKGKFILQGGTEIEAGTLLWTAGVEATSLTRQLGVETDRGGRITPEPDLSLPGNRKVFVLGDIVKMTDVKGQMVPGVAPAAMQMGNHVAKQLITGERKPFVYFDKGNMAIIGKNHAVVQVGKTKLRGFIAWAAWLFIHILFLVGFRNKVSVLLGWAWAYLSDSPDTRIIVNTPRSQEEAKPASETGQSAVTKAA, encoded by the coding sequence ATGGCAAAACCGGCACGCACACAAAAAGTTCTCATCTTGGGGGCCGGATTTGCCGGTCTCGGCTGCGCCCGAAAGCTCGCAGGCAAGAAGGAATTCGAGGTCACGTTAGTCGATCAAAATAACCACCACCTCTTCCAGCCGCTGCTCTACCAAGTGGCTTCCGCTTCCCTCGCGGCCCCCGACATCGCCCGCTCCATCCGCCAAGTCTTGGCCAAGGCCCGCAATGTCGAAACCTTCATGGACGAGATCACGGCCGTTGATGTGGAGGCCAAGACCGCGACGGGAGCCCAGGGAAAGGTCTACTCCTACGACATCCTCGTGGTGGCGACGGGAGCCAAAACCGGCTACTTCGGAAACGACCATTGGAGCGAGCACACTCTCAGTCTCAAAACGTTGGCCGAGTCGAACGACATCCGCCGCACCGTCCTAGCCAATCTCGAAAAAGCGGAAATGACCGAGGATAAGGCCGAGCGCAAACGGCTCATGACGATCGCGATCGCCGGGGGTGGGCCCACGGGCGTCGAGCTGGCCGGGGCCTTTGCTGACCTCGCCCGGCGCTCCCTCCACACCAACTTCCGCCACATCAACACCCACGACCTCCGCATCGTCCTCATCGAAGGCGCGGACCGCCTCCTGGGCGTCTACGATCAAGATCTCTCCGACTACACCAAAGAGCGCTTGGAGAGCTTGGGGGTGGAAGTCCTTCTTGGAAAATTTGTCTCCGACACCCAGAAGGGGAAATTCATCTTGCAAGGCGGCACCGAAATCGAAGCCGGCACCCTCCTCTGGACGGCCGGGGTCGAGGCCACCAGCCTGACCCGTCAGCTCGGCGTGGAAACCGACCGGGGAGGCCGCATCACCCCGGAACCCGACCTCTCCCTCCCCGGAAATCGCAAAGTCTTCGTCCTGGGGGACATCGTGAAAATGACCGACGTCAAAGGGCAGATGGTCCCCGGCGTGGCCCCAGCCGCCATGCAAATGGGCAATCACGTCGCCAAGCAGCTCATCACGGGCGAGCGCAAGCCCTTCGTCTACTTCGACAAAGGCAACATGGCCATCATCGGGAAAAATCACGCCGTGGTCCAAGTCGGAAAGACCAAGCTGCGGGGCTTCATCGCGTGGGCCGCCTGGCTCTTCATCCACATCCTCTTTCTGGTGGGATTCCGAAACAAGGTCTCGGTCCTGCTCGGTTGGGCCTGGGCTTACCTCAGCGATAGCCCGGACACCCGCATCATCGTGAACACCCCTCGAAGCCAGGAAGAGGCCAAACCGGCTTCGGAAACCGGCCAAAGCGCCGTCACCAAGGCCGCCTGA
- a CDS encoding DUF1802 family protein — MTRWIGMQQAFKEWDAVCHFLGAGEQSILLRKGGIAEGRAGFSFKHESFFLYPTAFHEAGEALKWPVAPGPSRDLEKEGVQLSYFARAEWSVLLDDWAQVEALAPLHCWTENVVRERFTWNEKSGRDCLSLALVRVFQLREPFGFPYQKRYGGCRSWIEVPEPEGEWQANWRPVVSDEVHQERDQRARALVGRSPT, encoded by the coding sequence TTGACACGATGGATCGGGATGCAGCAGGCATTCAAAGAGTGGGACGCGGTCTGTCACTTCCTCGGCGCGGGAGAGCAGTCCATCCTGCTGCGGAAGGGGGGAATCGCGGAGGGCAGGGCGGGCTTTTCTTTCAAACACGAGAGCTTTTTCCTGTATCCGACCGCCTTCCATGAGGCGGGAGAGGCGCTCAAATGGCCGGTAGCGCCGGGCCCCAGCCGCGATCTGGAAAAAGAAGGGGTCCAGCTGAGCTACTTCGCGCGCGCGGAGTGGTCCGTCCTTTTGGACGATTGGGCCCAGGTTGAGGCCTTGGCCCCGCTCCACTGCTGGACGGAAAATGTGGTTCGCGAGCGCTTCACCTGGAACGAGAAGTCTGGGCGGGATTGCCTGAGCCTGGCGTTGGTGCGGGTCTTCCAGCTGAGGGAGCCTTTTGGGTTTCCCTACCAGAAACGCTATGGGGGCTGTCGCTCCTGGATCGAAGTCCCCGAGCCGGAAGGGGAATGGCAAGCGAATTGGAGGCCCGTGGTGAGCGACGAAGTGCACCAAGAACGCGACCAGCGCGCTCGGGCGCTGGTGGGCCGTTCTCCCACTTGA
- a CDS encoding A/G-specific adenine glycosylase, producing the protein MEKKPGRNPLENVSAFRRALCGWFETQGKDYPWRRTRDPYAILVSELMLQQTRIQTVLERGYYSRWMERFPNTAVLAGAPEAEVLQSWEGLGYYNRARNLQKAALKIEEEHAGRFPIDMEGLLDLPGVGRYTAGAVASFAFNRPAPIVDGNVARVLTRLLEREVPIDSKAGQRWLWETAETLLAPRKAAVFNSAIMELGQTFCGLNPACQECPVSAFCLSRKPETLPKKERKKTMTERQEAVAFLTRGRAVLLTPDPARSGMWRLPEASAAEKAGAILHRLRYTITRYRVQLTIHPGQTRRREGLWVPREDLADYPMRSPYRKALEVLLAGASQPQLL; encoded by the coding sequence ATGGAGAAGAAGCCAGGGCGCAACCCTCTCGAGAATGTTTCGGCATTCCGAAGAGCGCTTTGCGGCTGGTTCGAGACCCAGGGGAAAGACTACCCGTGGCGGCGGACCCGCGATCCCTACGCCATTCTCGTCTCGGAGCTGATGCTGCAACAGACCCGCATCCAAACGGTGCTTGAACGAGGCTACTACTCCCGCTGGATGGAGCGTTTTCCCAACACGGCTGTCCTAGCAGGTGCCCCCGAGGCGGAGGTCTTGCAGTCTTGGGAAGGCTTGGGCTACTACAATCGCGCTCGCAATCTGCAGAAGGCCGCCCTCAAAATCGAAGAAGAACACGCGGGACGGTTTCCTATCGACATGGAAGGCCTGCTCGATTTGCCGGGAGTGGGACGCTACACCGCGGGTGCCGTGGCCAGCTTTGCCTTCAATCGTCCCGCTCCCATCGTCGATGGCAACGTCGCGCGCGTCTTGACTCGCTTGCTCGAGCGGGAAGTTCCCATCGACTCCAAGGCCGGCCAGCGCTGGCTCTGGGAGACGGCTGAAACCCTCCTGGCGCCGAGAAAAGCAGCCGTCTTCAACTCCGCCATCATGGAGCTGGGCCAAACCTTCTGCGGACTCAATCCTGCCTGCCAAGAATGTCCGGTCAGCGCCTTTTGTCTCAGCAGGAAGCCGGAAACCCTTCCCAAAAAGGAGCGCAAAAAGACCATGACCGAGCGGCAAGAAGCGGTCGCCTTTCTCACCAGGGGCCGCGCGGTCCTGCTCACGCCCGACCCCGCTCGCTCCGGCATGTGGAGGCTGCCCGAAGCGAGCGCCGCCGAGAAAGCGGGGGCCATTCTCCATCGACTTCGCTACACCATCACTCGATACCGCGTCCAGTTGACCATTCACCCAGGCCAAACCCGCCGCCGCGAAGGCCTTTGGGTTCCGAGGGAAGACTTGGCCGACTACCCCATGCGCAGTCCCTACCGGAAAGCGCTCGAAGTCCTCCTCGCAGGCGCCTCCCAGCCACAGCTCTTGTGA